One genomic segment of Arachis duranensis cultivar V14167 chromosome 4, aradu.V14167.gnm2.J7QH, whole genome shotgun sequence includes these proteins:
- the LOC107485534 gene encoding polygalacturonate 4-alpha-galacturonosyltransferase translates to MASTNSGNKGSRFPLLAFLLICLLAPLLFFFFFSRGLHNAPDQDVMSTVPSKQVAKWTEWQTLQDLKLYFSKEALDVIVSSTDDLGPLSLENFKKNNLLPSWRITGLKTSNATYELNQPTTHGVQEKQEVKEGRSSVGLDQWTLSPVHLSRRHLIEKRKEKRAAELVKLEDEVIVKLEDSAIERSKTVDSAVLGKYNMWRKENDNENADSTIRLIRDQIVMARVYLSLAKMKNKLDLYQELQNRIGESQHDLGEATADADLPKSAHEKIKAMGQVLSKAKDQLYDCKLVTGKLRAMLQTADEQVRGLKKQSTFLSQLAAKTIPDGIHCLSMRLTIDYYLLSPEKRKFPKSENLENPNLYHYALFSDNVLAASVVVNSAIMNAKDPSKHVFHLVTDKLNFGAMNMWFLLNPPGKATIHVENVDEFKWLNSSYCPVLRQLESATMKEYYFKAGHPTSGGSSNLKYRNPKYLSMLNHLRFYLPQVYPKLDKILFLDDDIIVQKDLTGLWAVNLHGKVNGAVETCGESFHRFDKYLNFSNPHIAKNFDPNACGWAYGMNMFDLKEWKKKDITGIYHKWQNMNEDRVLWKLGTLPPGLMTFYGLTHPLNKSWHVLGLGYNPSVDKSEIDNAAVIHYNGNMKPWLEIAMTKYRSYWTKYVKYDHPYLRNCKLTE, encoded by the exons ATGGCGTCCACCAACAGCGGGAACAAGGGATCACGTTTCCCACTTCTCGCGTTCCTTCTCATCTGCCTCCTCGctcctctcctcttcttcttcttcttctccagaGGCCTTCACAATGCTCCCG ATCAAGATGTTATGTCAACCGTTCCTAGTAAACAG GTTGCCAAATGGACAGAATGGCAGACACTGCAGGAccttaaattgtatttttcaaaagag gcTCTTGATGTTATTGTATCGAGCACAGATGATTTGGGTCCTTTGAGCCTtgagaatttcaaaaaaaataatttgttacctTCATGGAGAATCACTGGGTTAAAGACTTCAAATGCTACCTATGAG CTAAACCAACCAACAACACATGGTGTACAGGAAAAACAAGAGGTGAAGGAAGGCAGATCTTCAG TTGGTCTTGATCAATGGACTCTTAGTCCTGTCCACTTATCCAGAAGG CACTTAATAGAGAAAAGGAAGGAAAAACGTGCTGCTGAGTTGGTGAAACTGGAGGATGAAGTAATTGTAAAACTTGAAGATTCAGCTATTGAACGCTCAAAGACAGTAGATTCAGCAGTTTTAGGTAAATACAACATGTGGAGGAAAGAAAATGACAATGAAAATGCTGATTCTACTATTCGGTTGATTCGAGACCAAATTGTTATGGCTAGAGTGTATTTGAGCCTTgcaaagatgaagaacaagctTGACCTGTACCAAGAGCTGCAAAATCGGATTGGAGAGAGTCAGCATGATTTAGGTGAGGCAACTGCTGATGCTGATCTACCTAAAAG TGCACATGAAAAAATCAAAGCCATGGGTCAAGTCCTGTCTAAAGCAAAAGATCAATTGTATGACTGCAAGTTGGTCACTGGGAAATTGAGGGCAATGCTACAAACAGCTGATGAGCAAGTTAGGGGCCTGAAAAAGCAAAGTACATTCCTCAGTCAGTTGGCTGCCAAGACCATACCTGATGGAATCCACTGCTTATCGATGCGCCTTACCATTGATTATTACCTCCTTTCTCCTGAAAAGAGAAAGTTTCCTAAGAGTGAGAATTTGGAGAATCCTAATCTTTATCATTATGCCCTTTTCTCAGACAATGTCTTGGCTGCATCAGTGGTTGTCAACTCAGCTATTATGAATGCAAAG GATCCTTCAAAGCATGTTTTTCATCTTGTTACTGATAAGCTAAATTTCGGAGCCATGAACATGTGGTTTTTGTTGAACCCTCCTGGAAAAGCTACTATCCATGTTGAAAATGTTGATGAATTTAAGTGGTTGAATTCATCTTACTGCCCTGTCTTGAGGCAGCTCGAATCTGCAACAATGAAAGAGTATTATTTCAAGGCAGGCCATCCAACATCCGGTGGTTCCTCTAATCTGAAGTACAGAAACCCGAAATATCTCTCAATGCTCAACCATCTTAGGTTCTATCTTCCGCAAGTTTATCCAAAATTGGATAAGattctttttcttgatgatgacaTTATTGTCCAGAAGGATTTGACAGGATTATGGGCCGTGAATCTTCATGGAAAAGTAAATGGTGCCGTTGAAACATGTGGGGAGAGTTTTCACCGTTTCGACAAGTATCTTAACTTTTCGAATCCTCATATTGCTAAAAATTTTGATCCCAATGCCTGTGGTTGGGCTTATGGAATGAACATGTTTGATTTAAAGGAGTGGAAAAAGAAGGATATTACCGGCATATATCACAAGTGGCAGAATATG AATGAAGATAGGGTGCTATGGAAGCTGGGGACATTACCTCCAGGTCTAATGACATTCTATGGATTGACGCATCCACTAAACAAATCATGGCACGTACTTGGTTTAGGTTACAATCCGAGTGTAGATAAATCTGAGATCGACAATGCGGCAGTTATTCACTACAATGGTAATATGAAGCCATGGCTAGAGATAGCCATGACAAAATACCGGTCGTATTGGACCAAATATGTCAAGTATGATCATCCCTATCTTAGAAACTGTAAGCTAACTGAATGA
- the LOC107485470 gene encoding uncharacterized protein LOC107485470: MDVPPFMRELDLEAMHAPEFLEYTNIVLSLPYRTGPDQTGPDRIGLDRTGPAGVADAEDGEFRIGMEYSSRKSVVAAIRSFTIAKGVDYEVYESEPQTFYAKCKMYGRGCDWLIRASLIRRKGCWEIRRYNGRHTCTVGAISQDHSKLDSDTVADAIKPLVETDPSIKVKSVIAEVQSRFNYTISYRKAWLAKQKSIANVFGGWEDSYQALPWWLSVMVQKMPGSVVQIETRPLYNGNEEAQGVKILHRVFWSFNPCIRTFRHCKPLVQVDDTHLYGKYKGTLLVAVTQDGNQNIVPIAFALVEGETADAWHFFLRNLRMYVVRKDGVGMISD, encoded by the exons ATGGACGTTCCACCTTTTATGCGTGAGTTGGATCTCGAGGCCATGCATGCCCCCGAGTTTCTGGAATATACAAACATAG TGTTGTCTTTACCGTACCGGACCGGACCAGACCAGACCGGACCGGACCGAATCGGACTAgaccggaccggaccggccg GCGTTGCCGATGCTGAGGACGGGGAGTTCCGGATTGGAATGGAATACAGCTCTAGAAAGTCGGTCGTCGCAGCAATTAGAAGTTTCACTATTGCCAAAGGAGTTGACTATGAGGTGTATGAGTCTGAGCCACAGACGTTCTATGCAAAATGCAAGATGTACGGGCGTGGATGTGACTGGCTTATCCGAGCTAGCTTGATACGGAGAAAAGGTTGTTGGGAGATACGAAGATACAACGGTAGGCACACGTGCACGGTCGGAGCGATTTCACAAGATCATTCCAAGTTGGACTCAGATACAGTTGCTGATGCTATAAAGCCATTGGTCGAGACGGACCCGTCCATCAAGGTGAAATCTGTAATTGCGGAAGTCCAGTCAAGGTTCAACTATACCATTAGTTACCGAaaggcttggttggcaaagcagaagTCCATAGCCAACGTTTTTGGTGGTTGGGAGGATTCTTACcaagccttgccatggtggctCTCGGTCATGGTGCAGAAGATGCCAGGTTCAGTTGTCCAAATAGAAACACGACCACTGTACAACGGGAATGAGGAGGCGCAAGGTGTAAAAATACTTCATCGTGTATTTTGGAGTTTCAATCCATGCATTAGGACATTCAGGCATTGCAAGCCCCTGGTTCAGGTTGACGACACACACCTATACGGAAAATACAAAGGTACACTTCTAGTCGCTGTTACACAAGATGGGAACCAGAACATTGTGCCTATCGCCTTTGCGTTAGTGGAAGGAGAGACAGCTGATGCGTGGCACTTCTTTCTCAGGAATCTGCGAATGTATGTTGTTAGAAAAGATGGCGTGGGTATGATCTCAGACTGA